One window of Watersipora subatra chromosome 3, tzWatSuba1.1, whole genome shotgun sequence genomic DNA carries:
- the LOC137391427 gene encoding F-box only protein 15-like gives MSSKQRPRPLQSKPHSARKGSKVALPIKEQKTDTANVGNRKGSKTIGSIKEKRADSRNVVDSFPDELLITLFAYLDAGDLLVASRVCHRWLQVSNDNTLWRKVAERYLPRGVRKKIGEPLEAPTQYWKKECIKGSVTLRNQRAYNKLDTPDPFTFLPDRVKPNLEKLGVIYTLAFFDRSGSHHYIRADDIFYHRMSVTARWYNFGELPTPARLQSLKLLALNPVFYDHKGVACRNSPCQRSLLCQMDFDWSELTKQTPLGSDSAVDLFRLANGLVVAAWKDGGGLAFVAGNLPYHNLIDRCLKGSFKATHTCQPGALVSDPAYRRFGLNDYSATFELRTQRQSIWSEQFRTLNKDPSGNTLIAIRSDRVHQHSPLERDIELPWKTDLFKNKTRNVCIMDAMVRDTNGRVVLAVSEFVHSSADEKAKVTYDYEGQGRSISLTKGLASILLLIDKDSLNKQVISSLTISL, from the exons ATGTCCTCCAAGCAGCGTCCACGTCCTTTGCAATCTAAGCCTCATAGTGCAAG GAAAGGGAGCAAGGTAGCACTGCCTATCAAAGAACAGAAGACAGACACTGCTAACGTTGGGAACAG GAAAGGAAGCAAAACTATTGGGTCCATTAAGGAGAAGAGAGCTGACTCACGCAATGTTGTAGATAG CTTCCCGGATGAGTTGTTAATTACACTCTTTGCGTATCTTGATGCTGGTGACCTTCTGGTGGCCTCCAGAGTCTGTCATCGCTGGCTTCAGGTTTCTAATGACAA CACACTATGGAGAAAAGTTGCTGAAAGGTATCTGCCTAGGGGTGTCAGAAAAAAGATCGGGGAGCCACTGGAAGCCCCGACACAATATTGGAAGAAAGAGTGTATCAAGGG GTCTGTAACTCTGAGAAATCAACGGGCTTATAACAAGCTTGATACACCGGATCCCTTCACATTTCTGCCTGATCGCGTCAAACCTAACCTTGA aaaacttggagttatctacactttGGCATTTTTTGACCGTAGTGGCAGTCACCATTATATTCGAGCAGATGATATCTTTTATCACAGAATGTCAGTCACAGCTCGCTG GTATAATTTTGGGGAGTTGCCCACTCCTGCAAGGTTACAGTCATTAAAGCTGTTAGCCCTAAATCCAGTATTTTATGACCACAAAGGAGTTGCTTGCCGGAACAG CCCTTGTCAAAGGTCACTGTTGTGTCAAATGGACTTTGACTGGTCAGAGTTGACCAAACAGACTCCTCTCGGTAGTGACTCAGCGGTAGACCTTTTTAGGCTAGCCAACGGTCTTGTTGTCGCCGCTTGGAAGGATGGAGGTGGTTTAGCTTTCGTGGCTGGCAACTTACCTTACCATAACCTCATTGATCg CTGTTTAAAAGGCTCCTTCAAGGCCACCCATACCTGCCAACCCGGTGCTCTAGTCTCAGATCCTGCGTACCGACGCTTTGGCCTCAATGATTACTCGGCTACCTTTGAGCTTCGCACTCAGCGTCAGTCGATATGGAGTGAGCAGTTCCGTACTCTCAATAAAGACCCATCTG GCAACACACTGATTGCCATCAGAAGTGACCGTGTGCATCAGCATTCACCTTTGGAGAGAGACATAGAGTTACCATGGAAAACGGATCTGTTTAAAAACAAAACTCGG AATGTATGTATCATGGATGCCATGGTGAGAGATACCAATGGTAGAGTGGTGCTAGCCGTTAGTGAGTTTGTCCACTCATCTGCCGATGAGAAGGCCAAGGTCACATATGACTATGAAGGTCAGGGCAGGAGTATATCTCTAACCAAAGGCTTGGCGAGCATACTTTTGCTCATAGACAAG GATTCTCTGAACAAGCAAGTTATCTCCTCCTTGACAATTTCTCTGTGA
- the LOC137391354 gene encoding deoxyribonuclease-1-like — MLSFLWISLLVISQTEALKIGAFNIQTLGRTKYGKEEVMVYIDLILRRYDIVLVQEIRDAAGNVIPGIRNRLASNGEEWEVVYSERLGRNSYKEQYAFYYRPDKITVESSYQYDDGVDDGTDAFSREPFGILVNSDITGGLKKFGILGVHIAPNEAVEELNALVDVFTAAKENWGVDDVMIMGDFNADCTYVSDEEKEQLDLRTDNSYLWLIGDDVDTTVSSTDCAYDRIVLTGDLLKAAAITSSAQEWRFDNVFNVNATMTKAVSDHYPVEVNIASDIFHLLPESNSTDGNTTDSGMSTTMELTSVTTTSILGSSISDPLTSSHTTTDRNSAVRSTGSVSWKLAVYFLLSNILAVSSL, encoded by the exons ATGCTTTCATTCTTATGGATTTCTCTTCTCGTCATCTCCCAAACAGAGGCACTGAAAATCGGAGCCTTCAACATTCAAACTCTGGGTAGAACTAAATATGGGAAAGAGGAAGTCATGGTTTATATTGATCTG ATCTTGCGACGTTATGACATAGTTCTGGTCCAAGAAATCAGAGACGCAGCTGGTAATGTTATTCCTGGCATACGAAATCGTCTCGCAAGCAA TGGAGAAGAGTGGGAGGTGGTATATAGTGAGAGACTCGGTAGGAACAGCTACAAAGAACAGTATGCCTTCTACTACAG ACCAGACAAAATAACAGTGGAATCCAGCTATCAATATGATGATGGAGTAGATGATGGAACTGATGCTTTTTCAAGAGAGCCTTTTGGTATTCTTGTCAACTCTGACATCACAGGTG gtttaaaaaaatttggtaTACTTGGAGTACATATTGCACCTAATGAAGCAGTGGAAGAACTGAACGCTCTTGTTGATGTGTTCACAGCAGCAAAAGAAAACTGGGGAGTTGAT GATGTTATGATAATGGGAGACTTCAATGCTGACTGTACATACGTAAGTGATGAGGAAAAGGAACAGCTAGACTtaagaacagacaactcctatcTCTGGTTGATAGGAGATGATGTAGACACCACTGTGTCTAGTACTGACTGTGCATATGACAG AATTGTGCTGACTGGAGACCTTCTGAAAGCAGCAGCAATTACCAGTTCGGCCCAGGAGTGGAGATTTGACAATGTTTTCAACGTGAATGCAACAATG ACAAAAGCTGTCAGTGATCACTACCCAGTTGAAGTGAACATAGCTTCCGATATTTTCCATTTGCTTCCAGAATCAAACTCAACGGATGGTAACACTACAGATTCAG GTATGAGCACAACGATGGAACTTACCTCTGTAACAACTACCTCTATTCTAGGCAGCTCTATTTCAGACCCTCTTACTTCAAGTCACACGACGACTGATAGAAACTCAGCTGTGAGGAGCACAG GTTCTGTGTCATGGAAACTGGCAGTCTATTTTCTCCTCTCCAACATACTTGCTGTTTCCAGCTTATAA